From a single Glycine soja cultivar W05 chromosome 19, ASM419377v2, whole genome shotgun sequence genomic region:
- the LOC114399338 gene encoding basic leucine zipper 43-like, translating to MQSREVVSGLNYLLPSNPCPYPPNNNNYTTMFQNNINPTFQFQRFSNQIYGYNNINNTPYHKVPDLFSPQSSCISSNSTSDEADEQNLSLINERKHRRMISNRESARRSRMRKQKHLDELWSQVVWLRNENHQLMDKLNHVSESHDQVMQENAQLKEQALELRQMIRDMQIHSPCPSSFITPLEDHHHDVDHVIPSAYLRSDSSNQLSNSCNNNMDDLLG from the coding sequence aTGCAAAGCAGGGAAGTAGTCTCAGGCCTCAATTATTTACTCCCTTCAAACCCTTGTCCCTACCCTCCTAACAACAACAACTACACCACCATGTTCCAAAACAACATTAATCCCACATTTCAGTTCCAAAGATTCTCTAACCAAATATATGGCTATAACAATATTAACAACACTCCCTATCATAAAGTTCCCGACTTATTCAGTCCTCAATCCTCATGTATAAGCAGCAACTCCACTTCTGATGAGGCTGATGAGCAAAACCTGAGCCTCATCAACGAGAGGAAGCACAGGAGAATGATATCGAACCGCGAATCGGCGCGAAGATCACGCATGAGGAAGCAGAAGCACCTTGATGAGCTCTGGTCACAAGTGGTGTGGCTCAGGAATGAGAACCACCAGCTCATGGACAAGCTGAACCATGTCTCAGAGAGCCATGACCAAGTGATGCAAGAGAATGCTCAACTCAAAGAACAAGCTTTGGAACTTCGCCAAATGATTAGGGACATGCAGATACATAGCCCTTGCCCCTCCTCCTTCATAACCCCTTTGGAAGATCATCATCATGATGTTGATCATGTGATTCCTTCAGCATATCTCAGATCTGATTCTTCAAACCAATTATCCAACTCGTGTAACAACAACATGGACGACCTCCTTGGCTGA
- the LOC114399920 gene encoding probable galacturonosyltransferase 9 — protein sequence MAVATRGARGGSSFRSLFSFRIFISAMFSLLFVATLSVLLTTNPSTSNDDPDLPTTGNAYVHRTFLALKSDPLKTRVDLIHQQAKDHIALVNAYGAYARKLKLDISKQLKMFDELARNFSDIASKTTYKTSLFESDGPIDEDVLRQFEKEVKDRVKIARMIIVEAKENYDNQLKIQKLKDTIFAVHESLAKAKKNGALASLISARSIPKSLHCLAMRLMGEKISNPEKYRDEEPKLEFEDPTLYHYAIFSDNVIAVSVVVRSVVKNAVEPWKHVFHVVTNRMNVGAMKVWFKMRPIDGGAFLEVKSVEEFTFLNSSYVPILRQLESAKMKQRFLENQADNATNGANLKNTKSLSMLDHLRFYLPEMYPNLYKILLLDDDVVVQKDLTGLWKIDLDGKVNGAVEICFGSFHRYAQYLNFSHPLIKESFNPKSCAWAYGMNIFNLDAWRREKCTDNYHYWQNLNEDQTLWKAGTLSPGLITFYSTTKSLDKSWHVLGLGYNPSISMDEISNAAVIHYNGDMKPWLDIALNQYKNLWTKYVDNDMEFVQMCNFGL from the exons ATGGCGGTTGCTACAAGAGGAGCTAGAGGTGGATCTAGTTTTCGAAGCTTGTTCTCGTTCCGGATCTTCATTTCTGCCatgttttctcttctcttcgttGCCACCCTTTCGGTCCTCCTTACCACCAACCCCTCCACATCGAACGATGACCCT GATCTTCCCACCACTGGTAATGCATACGTGCATAGAACCTTTTTGGCATTGAAATCTGACCCTCTTAAGACCCGAGTAGATTTGATACACCAACAAGCTAAAGATCACATAGCACTAGTGAATGCCTATGGTGCTTACGCTAGGAAGCTCAAGCTTGACATTTCCAAGCAATTGAAGATGTTTGATGAGTTGGCACGCAATTTTTCGGATATTGCGTCGAAGACAACCTATAAGACATCATTGTTTGAGTCCGATGGTCCAATTGACGAGGATGTGCTGAGGCAGTTTGAGAAGGAGGTTAAGGATAGAGTGAAGATTGCACGGATGATCATTGTTGAGGCGAAAGAGAATTATGATAATCAGTTGAAGATCCAGAAGTTGAAGGACACAATATTTGCAGTTCATGAGTCACTTGCGAAGGCGAAGAAGAATGGGGCGTTGGCGAGCTTGATTTCGGCCAGATCGATTCCCAAGAGCTTGCATTGTTTGGCGATGAGGCTGATGGGTGAGAAGATTTCAAATCCTGAGAAGTATAGAGACGAGGAGCCGAAGCTGGAGTTTGAAGATCCCACTTTGTATCATTATGCAATATTCTCGGATAATGTAATAGCTGTGTCGGTGGTGGTGAGATCAGTGGTGAAGAATGCAGTGGAACCATGGAAGCATGTTTTTCATGTTGTTACAAACAGGATGAATGTTGGGGCAATGAAGGTTTGGTTTAAGATGAGGCCCATTGACGGTGGTGCATTTTTAGAGGTGAAATCGGTGGAGGAATTCACATTCTTAAATTCATCATATGTCCCGATCTTGAGGCAACTTGAGTCAGCAAAAATGAAGCAGCGGTTCTTAGAGAATCAAGCTGATAATGCCACAAATGGTGCAAACCTGAAAAATACAAAGTCCCTGTCCATGTTGGATCACCTTCGATTTTATTTGCCAGAGATGTATCCTAACTTGTATAAGATCTTACTTTTGGATGATGATGTTGTGGTTCAAAAAGACTTGACAGGTTTGTGGAAAATTGATTTGGATGGGAAGGTTAATGGTGCTGTTGAGATCTGTTTTGGTTCTTTTCACCGGTATGCCCAGTACTTGAATTTCTCTCATCCTTTAATCAAGGAGAGCTTCAATCCAAAGTCTTGTGCTTGGGCCTATGGCATGAATATATTTAATCTCGATGCTTGGAGGCGTGAAAAGTGTACAGATAATTACCACTATTGGCAGAACTTG AATGAAGACCAAACTTTGTGGAAAGCAGGGACCCTATCACCTGGTTTGATCACCTTCTACTCCACAACCAAGTCACTGGACAAATCCTGGCACGTGCTTGGGCTAGGATACAATCCCAGCATTAGCATGGATGAGATCAGCAATGCTGCAGTCATTCATTACAATGGAGACATGAAACCCTGGCTTGATATTGCTTTGAACCAGTACAAAAATCTTTGGACCAAATACGTGGACAACGATATGGAGTTTGTGCAGATGTGCAATTTTGGCCTATAG